A genomic window from Vitis riparia cultivar Riparia Gloire de Montpellier isolate 1030 chromosome 16, EGFV_Vit.rip_1.0, whole genome shotgun sequence includes:
- the LOC117933130 gene encoding uncharacterized protein LOC117933130, whose product MDFKKVYEELNAIMPFSPDVRVQQAQREQMAVMSFLSGLPSEFETAKSQILSGSDIGSLQEVFSRVLRTENVSSSQHTNVLVAKGGNAENTRRVNNRGGNRAFENRGNDSSTIVCFYCHEAGHTKRNCRKLQNRNRRIQTANVATSDTATFSDSSDKIITMTAEEFAKYSQYQDTLKASTPVSALAESGSYDEPDIW is encoded by the exons ATGGACTTCAAGAAGGTATATGAGGAATTGAATGCAATTATGCCTTTTAGTCCGGATGTTAGAGTCCAACAGGCTCAACGGGAACAGATGGCTGTTATGAGCTTCTTATCCGGTCTCCCATCTGAGTTTGAGACTGCCAAATCTCAGATTCTTTCTGGTTCTGACATTGGTTCCCTTCAGGAAGTTTTCAGTAGAGTTCTACGAACTGAGAATGTCTCATCTTCTCAGCACACCAATGTTCTTGTTGCCAAAGGAGGAAATGCAGAAAATACAAGAAGGGTGAATAATAGGGGCGGAAACAGGGCATTCGAAAATCGTGGCAATGATTCAAGTACTATTGTGTGTTTTTACTGCCATGAGGCTGGCCATACCAAGAGAAACTGCAGGAAATTGCAAAATCGAAATCGGAGAATTCAAACTGCCAATGTTGCTACATCTGATACTGCTACGTTTTCAGACTCCTCAGACAAGATCATCACTATGACAGCAGAAGAGTTTGCCAAATATTCACAGTATCAAGACACACTGAAAGCATCTACTCCTGTTAGTGCTCTGGCAGAGTCAG GATCTTATGACGAACCGGACATTTGGTAA